A single Chryseobacterium sp. DNA region contains:
- a CDS encoding ankyrin repeat domain-containing protein — protein sequence MKKIISTTFLFGMLLSAGMFSAQQLSQAKMKAINSDNVAAFKKQFAPGDYNKCFTIGQEAYTPLGFSALYGSNTIVKFLLDSKVNVNKKCKEKTPLELAEIGKREETAQLLTQHGAIKN from the coding sequence ATGAAAAAAATAATCTCTACTACTTTTCTATTTGGTATGTTATTATCTGCCGGTATGTTTTCTGCCCAGCAACTGTCTCAGGCAAAAATGAAAGCAATCAATTCTGATAATGTAGCGGCATTTAAAAAGCAGTTTGCTCCCGGAGATTACAATAAGTGCTTCACCATCGGCCAGGAAGCTTATACCCCGCTTGGATTCAGTGCTTTGTATGGAAGCAATACTATCGTAAAGTTTCTTTTGGACAGCAAGGTCAACGTGAACAAGAAATGTAAGGAGAAAACCCCTCTGGAACTGGCAGAAATAGGAAAAAGAGAAGAAACGGCCCAATTGCTGACCCAGCATGGAGCAATTAAAAATTAA
- the aspS gene encoding aspartate--tRNA ligase → MFRSHTNGELSLKNLNEEVTLSGWVQTIRDKGFMIWVDLRDRYGITQLVLDQERSSAQLMEEAKKLGREFVIQATGKVIERVSKNPNIPTGEIELLVEKLTILNDSQLPPFTIEDETDGGEELRMKYRYLDIRRNPVKEKLIFRHTMAQKVRNYLSDEGFIEVETPVLIKSTPEGARDFVVPSRMNPGQFYALPQSPQTFKQLLMVGGMDKYFQIVKCFRDEDLRADRQPEFTQIDCEMAFVEQEDVMNVFEGMTKTLLKDITGQEFGDFPRMTFADAMRKYGNDKPDIRFGMEFVELNELVKGKDFKIFDEAELVVGIKVEGCAEYTRKQIDELVDWVKRPQVGASGMVWVKFQHDGVKTSSVNKFYNEEDLAKIIEKFGAKEGDLMLILSGNENKVRAQLSALRMELGNRMGLRKGNVFAPLWVVDFPLLEWDEETERYHAMHHPFTSPKPEDIHLLETDPGKARANAYDMVLNGNEIGGGSIRIFDKDLQSRMFDLLGFTKEEAEAQFGFLMNAFKYGAPPHGGLAFGFDRLVAILDGNEVIRDYIAFPKNNSGRDVMIDAPASIADAQLDELELKLDLKA, encoded by the coding sequence ATGTTTCGATCACACACCAATGGAGAGCTATCTCTAAAGAATCTGAATGAAGAAGTTACACTATCAGGATGGGTACAGACTATCCGAGATAAAGGATTTATGATTTGGGTAGATCTTCGGGATCGTTACGGAATTACCCAGCTGGTTCTTGATCAGGAGCGTTCTTCTGCCCAACTGATGGAAGAAGCTAAAAAATTAGGCCGTGAATTTGTGATTCAGGCTACAGGAAAAGTCATTGAAAGAGTAAGCAAAAACCCTAATATTCCGACAGGAGAAATTGAACTTTTAGTTGAGAAGCTAACCATTCTTAATGATTCTCAGCTGCCTCCTTTCACCATTGAAGATGAAACGGATGGCGGAGAGGAATTAAGAATGAAATACCGTTATCTGGATATCAGAAGAAATCCGGTAAAAGAAAAACTGATCTTCCGTCACACAATGGCACAGAAAGTAAGAAATTACTTATCTGATGAAGGTTTTATTGAAGTGGAAACTCCGGTTCTTATCAAATCTACTCCGGAAGGGGCAAGAGACTTTGTGGTACCAAGCAGAATGAATCCGGGCCAGTTTTATGCATTGCCTCAATCTCCACAAACATTCAAACAGCTGTTGATGGTAGGGGGAATGGATAAATATTTCCAGATCGTAAAATGTTTCCGTGATGAAGATTTAAGAGCTGACAGACAGCCGGAATTTACACAGATCGACTGTGAAATGGCTTTTGTAGAGCAGGAAGATGTAATGAATGTTTTTGAAGGAATGACGAAAACTCTTTTAAAAGATATTACAGGTCAGGAGTTCGGAGATTTCCCGAGAATGACTTTCGCTGATGCGATGAGAAAGTACGGAAATGACAAGCCGGATATCCGATTCGGAATGGAGTTCGTTGAGCTTAATGAATTGGTAAAAGGAAAAGATTTCAAAATATTTGATGAGGCTGAATTAGTAGTCGGAATTAAGGTAGAAGGGTGTGCAGAATATACAAGAAAACAGATCGATGAACTTGTAGACTGGGTAAAACGTCCACAGGTGGGAGCTTCCGGAATGGTTTGGGTGAAATTCCAGCATGATGGAGTGAAAACCTCATCGGTTAATAAATTCTACAATGAAGAAGATTTAGCCAAGATCATTGAGAAATTCGGGGCAAAAGAAGGAGACTTGATGTTAATCCTTTCAGGAAACGAAAATAAAGTACGGGCTCAGCTTTCTGCATTGAGAATGGAGCTTGGGAACCGTATGGGATTAAGAAAAGGAAATGTATTTGCACCTCTTTGGGTTGTAGACTTCCCACTGCTGGAATGGGACGAGGAAACGGAGAGATACCATGCTATGCACCATCCGTTCACTTCTCCAAAACCGGAAGATATCCATTTATTAGAAACTGATCCCGGTAAAGCAAGAGCGAATGCTTATGATATGGTGCTTAACGGAAACGAAATCGGAGGAGGTTCTATCAGAATTTTTGATAAAGATCTGCAGTCAAGAATGTTTGATCTGTTAGGATTCACAAAAGAAGAAGCAGAGGCTCAATTTGGATTCCTGATGAATGCCTTCAAATATGGAGCACCGCCCCATGGAGGTTTGGCATTCGGATTTGACCGTTTGGTAGCGATCCTTGACGGAAATGAGGTAATCAGAGACTATATTGCCTTCCCTAAGAACAATTCAGGAAGAGATGTAATGATCGATGCACCTGCTTCGATTGCAGATGCACAGCTCGACGAACTGGAGTTAAAATTAGATTTGAAAGCATAA
- a CDS encoding adenylosuccinate synthase: protein MNMDIVLGLQWGDEGKGKFIDLISENYDITARFNGGANAGHSIERNGKRITLKMIPSGIFMKGVQNVIGTGTVLDPVSFKKEILNLQRFDETLQPEKNMIISRKAHLVLPTYKLLDIFMEESPDYTTIGTTRNGIAQTYSNKILRQNLRVGDLYSSDFKSRVEHILKRDYRLLASGDMVLPSFDEISQEFFEAIDFLKKFKCTETEIYLNKALSEGKSILAEGSQAAMLDIDHGTYPYVTSSSTTAAGACGGLGISPKKMGEIYGIAKAYCTRVGNGVFPTELFDETGEEIRMKGNEFGSNTGRPRRTGWLDLPALKYAVMINGVTQLVLTKADVLSGLKSVAVCTHYELENGTIEAVSGILPESARPVLKWMDGWNADFSKMKSISELPKELTEFLAFLEEELAVPVAYLSTGPGREQILKMK from the coding sequence ATGAATATGGACATTGTATTAGGATTACAGTGGGGTGATGAAGGAAAAGGGAAATTTATTGATCTGATCAGTGAAAATTATGATATTACGGCACGTTTCAACGGCGGCGCCAATGCCGGCCACAGTATAGAACGAAACGGAAAGAGAATCACGCTCAAAATGATTCCTTCGGGAATTTTTATGAAAGGCGTACAGAATGTTATTGGTACCGGAACTGTTCTTGATCCTGTAAGCTTTAAAAAGGAAATTCTGAACCTTCAGCGCTTTGACGAAACACTCCAGCCGGAAAAGAATATGATCATTTCCCGGAAAGCCCATCTGGTGCTGCCGACTTATAAGCTTCTGGATATTTTTATGGAGGAAAGTCCGGACTATACAACCATAGGAACGACCAGAAACGGGATTGCACAGACCTATTCAAATAAAATATTAAGACAGAACCTGAGAGTGGGAGACCTTTATTCTTCTGATTTTAAAAGCAGGGTAGAACATATTTTAAAAAGAGATTACAGGTTGCTTGCCAGCGGTGACATGGTGTTGCCGTCTTTTGATGAGATCAGCCAAGAGTTTTTTGAAGCCATAGATTTTCTTAAAAAATTCAAGTGTACAGAAACGGAGATTTACTTAAATAAGGCTTTGTCTGAAGGGAAAAGTATATTGGCAGAAGGGTCTCAGGCAGCCATGCTGGATATAGATCATGGAACTTATCCCTATGTAACATCATCGTCCACGACAGCAGCAGGAGCATGCGGCGGATTGGGTATTTCCCCGAAAAAAATGGGGGAGATCTATGGAATTGCAAAAGCGTACTGTACCAGAGTAGGGAACGGAGTATTTCCGACAGAGTTATTTGATGAAACAGGTGAGGAAATCAGAATGAAGGGAAATGAGTTTGGGTCCAATACCGGGCGTCCGAGAAGGACAGGCTGGCTTGATCTGCCTGCTTTGAAATATGCAGTGATGATCAATGGAGTGACTCAGCTGGTTCTGACTAAAGCTGATGTTTTAAGTGGTTTGAAATCTGTGGCGGTGTGTACTCATTATGAATTGGAAAACGGAACGATTGAAGCCGTTTCCGGAATCCTTCCTGAAAGTGCCCGTCCGGTCCTTAAATGGATGGATGGCTGGAATGCTGATTTTTCTAAGATGAAGAGTATTTCAGAATTGCCAAAAGAATTAACTGAATTTCTGGCATTTCTGGAAGAAGAATTGGCTGTTCCGGTAGCTTATCTTTCTACTGGACCTGGAAGGGAGCAGATTCTGAAAATGAAATAA
- a CDS encoding Crp/Fnr family transcriptional regulator, producing MEELFNYIKKFGLLNEKDELLIAEGIQEITVRKGDAFIEAGKVSQRIAFVKEGVFRSLYYNKQGDDFTRYFIYEGRFIGDFQGFTDQLPAHEDIEAITDAVLLVIDLEHFKIMEEKIAVWPVLFARIHAFVAENKLKVASIMLNQDAKSRYIHFLEHYPGLANRVPQSMLASYLGVTPSSLSRIRRNIL from the coding sequence ATGGAAGAACTGTTCAACTACATCAAGAAATTCGGGCTGCTGAATGAAAAAGATGAGCTTCTGATTGCGGAAGGAATCCAGGAAATCACGGTACGAAAAGGAGATGCTTTTATAGAAGCCGGAAAGGTGAGCCAGCGGATTGCTTTTGTGAAAGAGGGGGTCTTCCGATCCTTATATTATAATAAACAGGGTGATGATTTTACCCGCTACTTCATCTATGAAGGAAGATTCATCGGAGATTTTCAGGGTTTTACTGACCAGCTGCCTGCCCATGAAGATATCGAGGCCATTACTGATGCAGTGTTGCTCGTTATCGATCTTGAACATTTTAAAATAATGGAAGAGAAAATTGCAGTATGGCCTGTCTTATTTGCAAGAATTCATGCCTTTGTAGCAGAAAATAAACTTAAAGTAGCGAGCATCATGCTTAATCAGGATGCGAAATCCCGTTATATTCATTTTTTAGAGCATTATCCGGGATTGGCCAACAGGGTTCCGCAATCTATGCTGGCATCATATCTTGGGGTTACTCCTTCTTCTTTAAGCCGTATCAGGAGAAATATTCTGTAA
- a CDS encoding Ku protein yields the protein MKAIWNGAIGFGLVNIPVKIYSATETSKLDLDMLDKSDFSNIRFKRVNEKTGKEVKWENIVKGYLMDDQYIVLDEEDYEAASPEKTKILSIDQFVKEVEVDSVYFETPYYLEPQKNGENAYRLLLKALEKTKMVGIGTFVLRESETIGMIRPYNDDILVLNRLRFNQEIRDYKDLKIPAQKAPKPTELKMAVSLIEQLSQDFDPTTYKDTYSDDLMKIIKQKAKGKNIKTSQAKPVKEGKVIDLMAQLKASLNNSKSKSAS from the coding sequence ATGAAAGCAATTTGGAACGGCGCCATTGGCTTTGGTTTAGTCAATATTCCTGTTAAAATTTATTCGGCAACGGAAACCAGCAAACTGGATCTCGACATGCTCGACAAATCTGATTTTTCCAACATCCGGTTTAAGAGAGTGAATGAAAAAACGGGCAAAGAAGTAAAATGGGAAAACATCGTCAAAGGTTATCTCATGGACGATCAATATATCGTTCTTGATGAAGAAGATTACGAAGCTGCAAGCCCTGAAAAAACAAAAATACTTTCTATTGACCAGTTTGTAAAGGAAGTGGAAGTAGACAGTGTTTATTTTGAAACCCCTTATTATCTGGAACCTCAGAAAAACGGCGAAAATGCGTATAGACTGTTATTAAAGGCTCTTGAAAAAACAAAAATGGTCGGTATCGGCACTTTTGTTCTCCGTGAGAGTGAAACAATCGGAATGATACGGCCGTACAATGATGATATTCTGGTTCTAAACCGCCTGAGATTCAATCAGGAAATAAGGGATTATAAAGATTTAAAAATCCCTGCTCAAAAGGCACCTAAGCCCACAGAACTAAAAATGGCAGTAAGTCTTATCGAGCAGCTTTCACAGGATTTTGATCCGACTACGTATAAAGATACTTATTCTGACGACCTGATGAAGATCATCAAACAGAAAGCAAAAGGCAAAAATATAAAAACCAGCCAGGCCAAACCTGTCAAAGAAGGTAAGGTGATTGATCTTATGGCCCAGTTAAAGGCCAGTCTCAACAATTCAAAATCCAAATCCGCATCCTAA
- a CDS encoding DNA polymerase ligase N-terminal domain-containing protein, whose translation MALKDYQNKRKFNETSEPKGKTKKSKNKLIFVIQRHAASRLHYDFRLEMEGVLKSWAVPKGPSLDPQDKRLAMMVEDHPYDYKDFEGNIPEGNYGAGQVEVWDSGTYEPLDENSKLSDEKELLKELHAGSLKFILHGKKLKGEFALVKMKNAENNAWLLIKHKDDFAESPYDAEENTSPKSLVTKFLEEKKSLKKSEKKS comes from the coding sequence ATGGCTCTCAAAGATTATCAAAATAAACGTAAGTTCAACGAAACCAGTGAACCCAAAGGAAAAACAAAAAAAAGCAAAAATAAGCTGATTTTTGTGATTCAAAGGCATGCGGCCAGCAGGCTTCATTATGATTTCCGTCTGGAAATGGAAGGAGTCCTGAAAAGCTGGGCCGTTCCGAAAGGGCCATCATTAGACCCGCAGGATAAACGCCTGGCAATGATGGTGGAAGATCATCCTTATGATTACAAGGATTTTGAAGGAAATATTCCTGAAGGAAATTACGGCGCAGGACAGGTAGAGGTCTGGGACAGCGGAACCTACGAACCTCTTGATGAAAACTCCAAGCTTTCTGACGAGAAGGAGCTGCTGAAAGAACTACACGCCGGTTCTTTAAAATTCATCTTACACGGTAAAAAACTGAAAGGTGAATTTGCTTTGGTTAAAATGAAAAACGCTGAAAACAACGCATGGCTATTGATTAAACATAAGGATGATTTTGCAGAAAGTCCTTATGATGCAGAGGAAAATACTTCACCTAAATCTCTGGTCACAAAATTTTTAGAGGAAAAAAAAAGCCTGAAAAAAAGCGAAAAGAAGTCATAA
- the ligD gene encoding DNA ligase D, which produces MLAKLSENAFDDKDWVFEIKWDGYRAIADLSKNEPLFYSRNGISFLSKFDKVVRDFEQQKQQMILDGELVVYDDQGKPNFQLLQQIGDLRNPALVYQVFDLLWLNGHSTEELPLVQRKELLKEALIETDTIQYCDHIPEKGIEFFEQMKKMKLEGMIAKRADSLYIENQRTTDWLKIKFSNTDEAIICGFTEPRGSREGFGALILGKYIDHQLTYCGHTGTGFNKASLQRLYQRLQKLIVKTSPFETVPKTNMPVTWTQPELVCEIKYSEITKEGIFRHPVFIAIREDKEPEEIKSPTNIQHEKSKGMKAKTSSKKVKNSEKETEITLNKHIVKLTHQDKVYFPKDGITKGDVITYYQSVAEYILPHLKNRPLSLNRFPNGIEEQGFYQKDAGDHIPDWIKTTQVYSESNDKYIDYIYCNDKATLAYLNNLGCIDLNPWNSSLPDLEHPDYLVLDLDPSPKNTFDEVIETALQVNEVLKAITIKGYCKTSGSTGIHIYIPMGGKYDFDQVKDFAHILMKEVNEKLPEITTLERSLQKRASNKIYLDYLQNRTGQTLASAYSLRPKQGASVSMPLEWDELKPGLKPTDFTIENALNRIKEKGDLFKPVLGKGIDMMKALEALQNLE; this is translated from the coding sequence ATGCTGGCTAAGCTCTCAGAAAATGCTTTTGATGACAAAGACTGGGTTTTCGAGATAAAATGGGACGGCTACAGGGCAATTGCTGACCTAAGCAAAAATGAGCCGCTCTTCTACTCCCGGAACGGGATTTCATTCTTATCGAAATTTGACAAAGTTGTCCGGGATTTTGAACAACAGAAACAACAAATGATCCTGGATGGTGAGCTTGTAGTCTATGATGATCAGGGAAAGCCTAATTTCCAGTTGTTACAACAAATCGGTGATCTCCGTAATCCGGCTCTTGTTTACCAGGTTTTTGACCTTCTGTGGCTGAACGGCCATTCTACGGAGGAGCTTCCGCTTGTACAGCGAAAAGAACTTTTAAAGGAAGCTTTGATTGAAACCGATACCATTCAATACTGTGATCATATTCCTGAAAAAGGGATTGAGTTTTTTGAACAGATGAAAAAAATGAAGCTGGAAGGAATGATTGCCAAGCGAGCGGACAGTCTATACATTGAAAATCAAAGAACCACCGACTGGCTAAAGATCAAATTTTCCAATACAGATGAAGCCATTATTTGTGGTTTTACTGAACCGAGAGGTTCCCGGGAAGGTTTCGGAGCCTTGATTCTGGGAAAATATATTGATCATCAGCTGACTTACTGCGGACATACGGGAACAGGATTCAATAAAGCCTCTTTACAACGGCTTTACCAAAGACTTCAGAAACTGATTGTCAAAACTTCACCATTTGAAACCGTTCCTAAAACCAATATGCCGGTAACGTGGACCCAGCCTGAACTGGTCTGTGAAATTAAATATTCTGAAATCACTAAAGAAGGGATCTTCAGACATCCTGTTTTTATAGCCATCCGCGAAGATAAAGAACCGGAAGAAATTAAAAGCCCGACGAATATTCAACACGAAAAATCTAAAGGAATGAAAGCTAAAACATCTTCAAAAAAAGTAAAAAATTCTGAAAAAGAAACGGAAATTACGTTGAACAAACATATTGTAAAACTTACCCATCAGGACAAAGTTTATTTCCCGAAAGACGGGATTACCAAAGGAGATGTAATCACCTATTATCAATCGGTCGCTGAATATATTTTGCCTCATCTTAAGAATCGTCCGTTGTCTCTTAACCGTTTTCCCAACGGGATTGAGGAACAGGGTTTTTACCAGAAGGACGCAGGAGATCATATTCCGGACTGGATAAAAACGACACAGGTCTATTCTGAATCCAATGATAAATACATTGATTATATTTACTGTAATGACAAGGCAACCCTGGCTTACCTTAATAATTTAGGCTGTATTGATCTCAATCCATGGAACAGTTCATTGCCTGACCTGGAGCATCCGGATTATTTGGTTCTGGACCTTGATCCCTCCCCAAAAAATACTTTCGATGAGGTAATTGAGACCGCTCTTCAGGTAAATGAGGTGTTAAAAGCTATTACAATAAAAGGATACTGCAAAACGTCCGGAAGCACCGGTATTCATATTTACATTCCTATGGGCGGGAAGTACGATTTTGACCAGGTAAAGGATTTTGCTCATATTCTGATGAAGGAAGTGAATGAAAAGCTACCGGAGATCACCACGCTGGAAAGGAGTTTACAGAAAAGAGCGAGCAATAAAATCTATCTGGATTACCTTCAAAACAGGACCGGACAGACTTTGGCAAGCGCCTACAGCCTGAGACCAAAGCAAGGGGCCTCTGTTTCCATGCCTTTGGAATGGGATGAACTGAAACCAGGGCTGAAACCTACTGATTTTACGATTGAAAATGCATTGAACAGAATTAAGGAAAAGGGAGACTTATTTAAACCTGTTCTGGGAAAAGGAATTGATATGATGAAGGCGTTGGAAGCATTGCAGAATCTTGAATAA
- a CDS encoding mechanosensitive ion channel family protein: MDDLELNNIQQHWDTLLSSVISWAPRVITAVISAVLIYLIGSWLIRMIKKLVEKAFKKRNMEASLQLFLLNIINWGLNILLFIVVVTQLGVQTSAFVAMIGAAGLAVGLALQGSLTNFAGGILILLLKPFKIGDFISTNSGVSGTVQAIDIFHTKLITPQNQLIVIPNGVVSNNSITNFTQLGTRRTSLDIGVAYDADLRKTKDILMNVIKNNQYALSTPAPQVVVTELGDSAVNVSVRVSTFTENFWAMNEELIISCKEALDQAGISIPFPQRDVHVYNT, encoded by the coding sequence ATGGACGATTTAGAATTGAACAACATTCAGCAGCATTGGGATACTTTACTCTCTTCAGTAATCTCATGGGCTCCGAGAGTGATTACCGCTGTCATATCAGCAGTATTGATCTACCTTATTGGATCATGGCTGATAAGAATGATTAAGAAGCTTGTTGAAAAAGCTTTTAAAAAACGTAATATGGAGGCTTCCTTACAGCTTTTTCTTTTAAATATCATAAACTGGGGGCTTAATATCCTATTGTTTATTGTGGTAGTTACCCAACTGGGGGTACAGACTTCCGCATTTGTTGCGATGATAGGTGCAGCAGGATTAGCGGTAGGACTGGCTTTACAGGGTTCATTGACAAACTTTGCAGGAGGAATACTTATTTTACTATTAAAACCATTTAAGATAGGCGATTTTATTTCTACGAATAGCGGTGTTTCAGGAACAGTACAGGCAATAGATATTTTTCATACGAAATTGATTACTCCGCAAAACCAGTTGATTGTGATTCCGAACGGGGTGGTTTCCAACAACAGCATTACCAATTTTACCCAGTTGGGAACACGCAGAACATCACTGGATATCGGTGTTGCTTATGATGCAGATCTCAGAAAGACCAAAGATATTTTGATGAATGTCATTAAAAATAATCAATATGCTCTTTCCACACCGGCGCCGCAGGTCGTGGTGACAGAATTGGGAGACAGTGCCGTGAATGTATCGGTAAGGGTGAGTACTTTCACAGAAAACTTCTGGGCCATGAATGAAGAACTGATCATCAGCTGTAAAGAAGCCCTGGATCAGGCGGGAATTTCAATTCCTTTTCCACAGAGGGATGTGCATGTTTACAATACATAA
- a CDS encoding SDR family NAD(P)-dependent oxidoreductase, translated as MDQNTNKSVLILGANSDVAKQCIRQYTAKGFSVIAASRNTKSLEDFISASHLDHSKVTVLYFDAADFDSHQNFYDTLPVKPHIVVYAAGFLVDHQKALTDFKGAKQMMEVNYMGGVSILSIIAMDKSNTNLERMIGLSSLSGVRGRKSNFVYGSTKAAFTQYLAGLRQELAPRKIIVNALVIGYIRTKINEGLELNESLIMEPDYVAEFVVNAGNSFTIVPNFKWKIIYHILRLLPESLVARLP; from the coding sequence ATGGATCAAAACACAAATAAAAGCGTTCTCATTTTAGGGGCCAATTCCGATGTCGCAAAACAATGTATCAGGCAGTATACTGCAAAAGGATTTTCAGTAATCGCTGCTTCAAGGAATACAAAATCTTTAGAAGATTTTATTTCCGCCAGTCATCTGGATCATTCAAAAGTTACGGTCTTATATTTTGATGCTGCAGATTTTGATTCCCATCAGAATTTTTATGATACCCTTCCCGTAAAACCTCATATTGTTGTGTATGCTGCCGGTTTTTTAGTAGATCATCAAAAAGCATTGACTGATTTCAAAGGAGCAAAACAAATGATGGAGGTCAATTATATGGGTGGTGTTTCTATCTTAAGCATTATTGCTATGGATAAAAGCAATACAAACTTGGAAAGAATGATTGGACTGTCCTCTTTATCAGGGGTAAGAGGCAGAAAAAGCAATTTTGTATATGGAAGTACAAAAGCTGCATTTACACAATATTTAGCAGGTTTGAGACAAGAGCTTGCTCCCAGGAAAATTATTGTCAATGCCTTAGTGATCGGATATATCAGGACCAAGATCAATGAAGGATTGGAACTGAATGAATCTTTGATCATGGAGCCTGATTATGTTGCGGAATTTGTGGTTAACGCGGGAAACTCTTTTACCATTGTTCCTAATTTCAAATGGAAAATCATTTACCATATTTTAAGGCTTTTACCCGAAAGTTTAGTCGCAAGACTGCCATAA
- the yajC gene encoding preprotein translocase subunit YajC, giving the protein MLTLFLQAQPQGSSSMMLIMMGVMFVGFYFLMIRPQMRKQKQEKNFQETLKVGTRVVLTSGLHGRIAQVQDDGFVIETLSGKLKFEKAAVSREMTESRFGDKAKAAEKTADKKETETEEKK; this is encoded by the coding sequence ATGTTGACATTATTTTTACAGGCACAGCCGCAAGGATCATCATCGATGATGCTGATCATGATGGGGGTGATGTTCGTAGGGTTTTATTTCCTGATGATAAGACCTCAGATGAGAAAGCAGAAGCAGGAGAAAAACTTTCAGGAAACCCTGAAGGTAGGAACAAGAGTTGTCCTTACATCCGGACTTCACGGAAGAATTGCCCAGGTTCAGGATGATGGCTTCGTGATCGAAACGTTATCCGGAAAACTGAAATTTGAAAAAGCTGCGGTTTCAAGAGAAATGACCGAAAGCCGTTTCGGAGATAAAGCAAAAGCTGCGGAGAAAACAGCTGATAAAAAAGAAACAGAAACTGAAGAAAAAAAATAA
- a CDS encoding DUF1573 domain-containing protein: MKKTLSIIALSIIGFGLVSCKKENKETQSAETVAADSTAVAAPVTADSTATPATGEAAAPASNQPSTSIALSESNFDFGKIKKGDKVEHVYEVTNTGKNPLVISEVKPGCGCTAPDFTKEPIMPGKKGKITLHFDSSNFDGNVQKYADVYANVEKAPIKLTFTANIQP; this comes from the coding sequence ATGAAAAAGACGTTATCAATTATCGCCTTGTCAATCATAGGCTTTGGTTTAGTTTCATGTAAAAAAGAGAACAAAGAAACTCAAAGCGCTGAAACTGTAGCCGCTGATTCTACAGCTGTTGCAGCTCCGGTAACTGCAGACTCTACAGCAACTCCTGCAACAGGTGAAGCTGCTGCTCCTGCCTCTAACCAGCCCTCTACATCTATCGCCTTATCTGAAAGCAACTTCGATTTCGGAAAAATCAAAAAAGGAGATAAAGTAGAACATGTGTATGAAGTAACCAACACAGGAAAAAATCCGTTGGTTATCTCTGAAGTAAAGCCTGGATGCGGATGTACTGCTCCTGATTTTACAAAAGAACCAATCATGCCGGGTAAAAAAGGGAAAATCACACTGCACTTTGATTCTTCAAATTTCGACGGAAACGTTCAGAAATATGCTGATGTATATGCAAACGTAGAGAAAGCTCCAATCAAATTAACGTTCACTGCGAACATTCAACCGTAA
- a CDS encoding transcription antitermination protein NusB codes for MLGRRQIREKVVQTVYSYYQNPVKFDVLEKNMFAGIEKIYYLYIYQLNFLVALKELAENQIEIGKNKFLRTDADLNPNQKFINNQVLIKLEENPERLFFTGQHKQLKWDMHDDLLVKTFQRITAGKRYQDFMKEDGYSFEEDQKFIGKLFLRYIAENDDFHDYLGDKELSWYDDIHIANSMVQKTIGFLREDEESRTLIKMIKDEDDKTFAAKLLRDTLNNWENNEKKLEERLENWDLERVSLMDKVILSTAIAELDNFAFTPSRVIINEYIEIAKVFATDRSNIFINGILDKYCKDQNRI; via the coding sequence ATGTTAGGAAGACGACAAATCCGTGAAAAAGTGGTACAAACAGTGTATTCGTACTATCAAAACCCTGTAAAGTTTGATGTTTTAGAGAAAAACATGTTCGCTGGAATAGAGAAAATCTATTATCTTTACATCTATCAGCTCAATTTTTTGGTGGCTCTGAAAGAACTGGCAGAAAACCAGATTGAAATTGGGAAGAATAAATTCCTTAGAACTGATGCAGATCTTAATCCTAACCAAAAATTCATCAACAACCAAGTATTAATTAAGCTGGAAGAAAATCCTGAGAGATTATTTTTCACAGGTCAGCATAAGCAATTGAAGTGGGACATGCATGATGATTTGTTGGTGAAAACTTTCCAGAGAATTACTGCAGGGAAGCGTTATCAGGATTTCATGAAAGAAGATGGATATTCTTTTGAAGAAGATCAGAAGTTTATTGGGAAACTATTCTTAAGATATATTGCTGAAAATGATGATTTTCATGATTACTTAGGAGATAAGGAACTTTCATGGTATGATGATATTCATATTGCCAATTCAATGGTGCAGAAAACAATTGGCTTCCTGAGAGAAGATGAAGAAAGCAGAACTTTAATTAAAATGATTAAAGATGAAGATGATAAAACTTTCGCAGCCAAATTGTTAAGAGATACTCTGAACAATTGGGAAAACAACGAAAAGAAACTGGAAGAAAGACTTGAAAACTGGGATTTGGAAAGAGTTTCTTTAATGGATAAAGTAATTTTGTCAACTGCAATAGCAGAACTTGATAACTTTGCGTTCACCCCTTCAAGAGTCATTATTAACGAATATATTGAAATTGCAAAAGTATTTGCTACAGACCGTTCCAATATCTTCATTAATGGTATTTTAGATAAATATTGTAAAGATCAAAATAGAATATAA